From the Sylvia atricapilla isolate bSylAtr1 chromosome 24, bSylAtr1.pri, whole genome shotgun sequence genome, the window GTCTGCAGCTCGTTGCTGATATTGGGGGTATGTTGTGATGTCTTCCAGGGGTCCTGGGTGTTCCAGAGCTCACCCATCTGATGGATAAACCCAGGTGAGAGGGTAGTACTCTTGTTGGATCtccacagcccatccctccgAATCCCTTTCCCATCAGATCTGAATACCGATCTTGTGGTcgaaaaaggaggaagagtaAAATTCATGCTGGTCTTGGGCTCTCTACAGGTGTGTCCTGTGCTGAGAGGGGCCACTAGGAAGACAGCCTGCACTGGCCTCACTATTTTAGAAAGTCTGGTTGGGAAGGAAACTCCTGGTCAGGAGAAGGGATAAACATTGGGCACAGGGGTCAGAGGTGCCATGAGGGTTGGAGCGCTGGGATTTGTTTGGAGTTATCTGAGCCATGGATTTACAGTGACCCATTGGCATCAGGCCCTAAACTCTGGCTCTTTTTTCAGCAGTTACCTTGTGGAAAAGGTTGAGAACATGTGAGCCCTGTCCCGAGGGCTTCAGCTTGCTTCCCATAGAACCTGAGTTGGtgggaagctgcagcatggagaaTGTGAGTGTCCGTCCCCTGGGGAACTCCTGGTATTGAGATGGGCAGTAAGTTTAAACTAGATACTGGGAGGAAATACTTAAAGGGGGGAGGCCCTgtttgcccagaggagctgtggctgccgcATCCCTcaagtgtccagggccaggttaTTCAGACCTGGGGCTTAGGCCATCCTGGTctggtggaaagtgtccctggcCATGCAGGGTGTGGAACGGAGTGAGCTTTTAAGGTCCTCCTAAGCCAAACCGTTCTGGTGTTGCATGATCTGGAGTGCGGTCTGGAGGACAGAGGACAGTACAAGCTGACTGTGCTTGTGCTGGAAGTGaccagttttttttcctggactgtGTAGGTGGGAATGATCAGCCTCGTTTCAGAGGGTTTTCGTTGGCCAGAGTTGTGACCTGTAGTGCAGGGTGTGGGTAAGAACAGTGGCAGTGCAGCCTGGTCCATGATGATTCCCAAGTCTGGAGACTGTTGGATGAGTCCTGCGGATATGGGGCTGAGGCCAGGTATGAGACACCCAAAACCACACAGCGACGAGGGAACATCCAGGAGTTCTGGAATTTGGATGCAATCTCACACAGTGCTGAGCCTAACTCCTCATCACTCAGCTGGAttctttttttatcccttttttcaGGCCTAAGCAGAGGGCAAGCCATCCCTGAGGAACTTGGTGCCACAGTGCCCAGACTGTTCTttcccagccctctcctccAGAAGTCGGAGCTCTGCAGAACCAGATCCTGACTCCTTCCAGAGCTGTGAGCTCCACCAAATGTTCTGGCCTCTACTCATGTGCAGTGGAGGGAGATTAAACTCCAAATGTTGCTCAAGCTCCCATTCAGATGCTCCACATGGAAGAACAGTCTGTTCCTTGGAGTTTTCTCAGGAGGGGAGCTGGATATCAAATACTTGGTTAGAGCAGGGAGCCAGTAATTGCCAAGGTAGTGGGTTTGCTCTCTGTAcaggccattcacttaagaCCTGGACTtggtgatccctgtgggtcccttccaacttggaGTATTCTGTGTGTGTTACGTGTTTCAATAAATGCAATTACTTCAAATCCTTGTGGTGTCTCCTGTGTTCTAATTGCATTGGGATGGGATGAGACTGGGCTGGCTCTGAGCCAGGGAGCCTGAGCATCCCCTTCCAGTGGAGCTCACCAGTGCTCGGACATGTTCCTGTGcttgctgcagcacctgccaTTGGggtgtcccctgcagccctcagcagggGTCTCTGGAATGCAGAAACCCACCTGGGCCTTCATGGAGGTGCtagagcagctgctgcaacCTTGGGGTGATCCAACACCCTCGGCTGGAGCCCTGGTTATTCTGGCTGGCTGTTTTCTCACTATGGAGAAAAATGGGTTTTGGGGAGCCACTGCCTCTTGAGTTGGAGCCACTCCCTTTTTGTCTTTAGATGACTGGGCTGTGGCCCTGCACCTGAGGTAGCCTGGCTGCCAAGAGTCCTAGAATATTGAGCTGATGCCTCTGACTCTGGTCTCCTGCGTGCAGGTCTTGACAGCCCCCTTCCCTGTGGATcatctcccagctctcccaaaaCCTTAGCTTCCGGGAGACAAGAATGGGTCTCTGTACTCCCTGGCTGGCTGTCCCTTTTGCCACCAAAGCCAGCCAGTGGAGACAGAGCTGGCTTGTGGCAACACTAAACAACATTCTGCtgacaacaaacaaaaatttaaatgccAGTATGTTGCAAGGAAGCGATTAGAGCTGAACCTGTGTTGCTGCCAAAGTTTGAAATGTTGGGCTCTTTGCTAGGGATTGTGTTTTAGAGTTTGGTGGTTGGGAAGCagacaaatgagaaaaaatagttttaaaaccAGGGGAATTAAAAAGGCAAGTAACTTCATTCACTGATTTTCCTAAGCGGTTAAAATAACTATGTAGCAGCTCCAAACCTTTTTTTGTATGTACACCTACAAATGAAAGAACACTTAGCCCTCTTACTTTCCTCAGTGTCACTGGGAAGGAAGAGACGGAGCTGCCTCTCTGGGgcagtttgtttttctgcctgaaTGACTATGGGGCCAGAGCCATCCTTGTCCCCAGGTATGGTGGGGACAAGGGTAGAGACCTGTCCTGTTGCTGCTAGCGCAGGAGGAATGTGGTTGGTCAGAATTCGGCCAGCTCAGCCATGGAGACAGTGACAGATTCCTCCCAGGATCCCAACCCCAAGGAACACTTCCAGTTCCATGTCATCGTGCTAGGGGATGTGGCTGTGGGCAAGTCTTTGCTGCTGCGCTGCTTTGCTGACAGGTCGGGTGGAGGTCCTGGTGGGGCAGCCACCCCTAGCCCCACCATCAGTGTTGAGTTCTACAACCGGACTATCCTGATTCCCACCAGCAAGGCCAAGCTGCAGCGCTGGGACACAGCTGGTTCAGGTGAGGTGGGAATGTGGACCCCAGCAGCCCACTGAGTCATTCCCCCACCCTGGGGTGTTTGTAAATCCCTgtctgggtgtgcagggacaAGCAGCGATGGCTCACTGGGACGGTGATGTTTTAGGGGCCAGTGACACCTTGTGCTGAGCTTGCAGTGACACTGGAGCTGTTTAGGGGAGCAGCCAAGGGAGCAGGGCAAGGCGCTGGTTGCAGTGTGCtggtgggctggggctggcaggttTTTCCCTGATTGCAtcaggctggagccaggagcACCTGGGAGTGGGAGAGAGGCTCAAATGGGGCACGAGGGACTGAAGAGCAAagtgctgtggctggagctgggctcccaggccctcctcttccctgggaACCTTTTGGGGATCCCAGGGTTGGTCCTGGTGCCCTGTTTCTGTCCagtgctgccccatccccactgcAACCAAGGCTGGTGGGTGGACAATGGTACCACAGACTCCCTGAAAACCCACAGGTCTCCTCTGGAGCCTCCCAGTCTGGGGAGAGAGATGCTGAACAGAAAACAGGGATGTAAATAGCCAAGACAGGTCTCTCTTTCCCACTCCCGAGGTCCAATCTGTCACCCAAAAATCTCACAAGACCCATCTTAGGGTTGGTGTGAGAGCTTCCCAGTATCCTTTGAAACCCCTGCTGGGCATGCCCAGATCCATCACTAGGTCCTTCTACCGGAGTGCAGCAGGGGTGCTGCTGGTGTTTGACCTCACCAACTGGACATCTTTTGAGCACATCCCTGAGTGGTATCACGAGGCTGCAGGGGACCAGCCGCCTGCCTTTGTCCTGGTGGGACACAAGTGTGACCTGTTGGCTGAGCAAGCCATGTCGGGAGAGGAAGCCGGACACCTCACCACCAACCTGGGCATGGCCTTTGTGGAGACCTCAGCCCGCAGCAACTTCAACGTGGAGTTGGCCTTCCAGACACTGGCTGGGGGTATCCAGCAGGCACTGGGCTAGGGGATCCTTACCCAACACCAGGGATGTGATGGCATCAGGCTCATCCCCAACCAGAGTCACTGCCAGCCCCCAGCGGGGAAGGGAGCCCCAGGAGCACTGCCAGTGCTGATGGAGATGGGGGGACATGGGACCCCAACTTGTGGGGATGCTTCTCTCTCcacctggcacctgcagcccttGGGTGATTATGGAGTTTGGTCTCCCGCCTGGCTTGGATTAATTTCAAACCTAAATTTGGGAGgtctgaaaaaataatactcTGCTGTAGGAGTGTTTTTAATAAACCTAAGATTTTTCCACAGTAAGTAAAGGCGGTACCAAGCAGTGCATCCCAAGCAGGGGCACAGCACTCAACTTATGGCATGGAGGATCTTCTGCTTTGGGGGGCATTGCTGGTGGGGCAACAGCTCCCCTTGTCTGGGACACTTTTCAGGGTGTCGTGTTCATGGGGAAATGGGAGCAGGCAGCCCTGAGTGCTTCCAGCTGGATGGAGCCAAAATAAAAGGGACAAAGGGGCCCCGCAGCACCAATGGTGCTGGGAACGCCTCCTGGGTGGAggagctccctgcctgcctgaaCATGCTCCTGCTGCGGGGGTGGCAGTTCCTGGCAGCCGGCAGAGGCATCAATGGAGCCACAGTGGCAGTATCAGTTCCGGGTGATCATGCTGGGGGACTCGACAGTGGGGAAATCCTCGCTGCTGCAACGCTACACCGAGGGTGTCTTCCTGGACACTGTCAATGAGACGGTGGGGGTGGATTTCTACGTCCAATTTGTGGAGCTGGAGCCGGGGCTTCCAGTGAAGCTGCAGTTCTGGGACACAGCCGgccaggagaggttcaggtGGGTCCATGGTGTGGTGGAGATGGGTGTCCCCCTCCAGATTTGGGGTGGGGTGTTGCGATTCCAAGCCCAGGGAGGAGGTCCTTGATGTGGCTGTGCTCCCACTTGTCCCTTTGGGTGAGGAACCACCATGCAAAAACCCAAAGGCAAGGGAAAGAAGCCCTTGGGACTGTCTTGTAAGCCCTAGCTCAAGCTCTAAAGGGGGTACTGTACTCCCCCAAAAACCTCCCTGCCACACCAGCTGTAGAGGGGCTGGGGAACAGCTGGGAGCCCACTGGGTGCTGGGCAAAACATCTTCCTCAGCTCAACTGCTAGGAGCCTTCACACCTCACTGTGGAGCTGTCTCCACCACCAGCCAGCTTTGGAGAAGTggctgcaggggatgggagagggGCAGATCTAGGTTTGCAGGAATGGGAGAGTTGCAAGACTGTagcagcagagatgggaaaGTATTGGGGACATGGAAGCAGGGACAGAATAGTTCCAGGACCGTGACAACAGGAGGGCAGAGCCCTTGGGACATGGTTGAAGACATAGGGGCACTTGGGGGCTGTGCTTGCAGGAGACAGATGAGCTTTggtggctgagcagggacagctgcccctggagctcTTAGTGACACAGCAAAAAGCTGGTTCTCGTTACTCTCATGGTGCTTTGAACACAAGGTGCTGCTTGCAAGAGCGTCCGAGCCAGGGCcactctgcaggcagggaacaTGCTGCCTGAGGTACCAAAGGGAACCCCGTGGGCCACTCACCCCCCCGCTCTTGGCACCCCAGGTCTGTGACTCGCTCCTACTACCGCAACTCGGCTGGGGGGATGCTGCTCTTTGACCTCACCAACCGTGCATCTTTTGAGAGCATCCGGCGATGGCACCGGGAAGTGACTGACACGATCCAGCCCTTCCGCATGGTCTTCCTGCTGGTGGGGCACAAGAGTGACCTGGCTGGTCAGCGCCAGGTGGGCcagagggaggcagagaagTTGGCAGCATCACTGGGTGTCCAGTACGTGGAGACCTCAGCCAAAGATGCTTCCAATGTAGTCCAGGCTTTCCAGATGCTGACGGTGGCCATTTACCAAGCACTGCAGACAGGGCAGTTGGTGGCCACTGAGGCGTGGGATGGGgtgaagagcagcagcccaCTGCAGGTGCTGCCCAAGGCTCAGGCATTGGAGGAAGAAAAGTGGAAGAGATGCTCGTGCtagagctggggacactggcaAGGCAGGGACATGCTGGGCTCAGGAGGGGAAGTGGATATggagcagccaggcacagctAGGAGTGGCATGGCTGCATTAAATACCTCTGGTTaccctctgcctgcctgtgtgTTCCTGAGAAAGAGGAAGCGCATTGGAAGTGTGAAGTCCCCCGGTGGGACTTCACAGGCCTGCAGAGGTCAGTGTCACCCTCTCCCCGCCCTAAATTCTTTATGCTTTCCCACGTagaattaaaagtgaaaaatttatCATGGAACTCAGATGTTGAATCTGCCACTCTGGCTGAGTACATGCCTAATTGagtccagaggaaaaaaatccacatacAATTCTGGGGAAATGCCCACT encodes:
- the LOC136371295 gene encoding ras-related protein Rab-42-like is translated as METVTDSSQDPNPKEHFQFHVIVLGDVAVGKSLLLRCFADRSGGGPGGAATPSPTISVEFYNRTILIPTSKAKLQRWDTAGSGEYPLKPLLGMPRSITRSFYRSAAGVLLVFDLTNWTSFEHIPEWYHEAAGDQPPAFVLVGHKCDLLAEQAMSGEEAGHLTTNLGMAFVETSARSNFNVELAFQTLAGGIQQALG
- the LOC136371178 gene encoding ras-related protein Rab-39B-like — its product is MEPQWQYQFRVIMLGDSTVGKSSLLQRYTEGVFLDTVNETVGVDFYVQFVELEPGLPVKLQFWDTAGQERFRSVTRSYYRNSAGGMLLFDLTNRASFESIRRWHREVTDTIQPFRMVFLLVGHKSDLAGQRQVGQREAEKLAASLGVQYVETSAKDASNVVQAFQMLTVAIYQALQTGQLVATEAWDGVKSSSPLQVLPKAQALEEEKWKRCSC